The nucleotide window ACGCCCGCACGCGGCCCAACATCCGCATCTGGGACGACACCTTCACGATCGACCTGCTGACCCACGACGGCGCGTGCCGCGGCGCGGTGGTGGCGCGCAACGGCCTGGGCAAACTGCTGATCTGGGCGAAGCAAACGGTTCTCGCGTCCGGCGGGTGCGGGATGGTGTACCGCGAAACTACCAACCCCTCGGTCGCCACCGGCGACGGCATGGCCGCGGCGTACCGCGCCGGCGCCGAACTCCGCGACATGGAGTTCATGCAGTTCCACCCGACCGTGCTCTACGTCGCGGGGTCCGCCCGGTACCTTATCAGCGAGGCGGTCCGTGGGGAGGGGGCGCACCTGCGCGACGTGAACGGCGAGCGGTTCATGCTGAAGGACGACCCGCGCCACGAACTCGCGCCGCGCGACATCGTCGCGCGGGCCATCTTCCGCACCATGGAGCGCACCCAGCACCCGAACGTGTACCTGGACCTCTCGCACCTGGACCCGGCGATGGTGCTGAACCGCTTCCCCGGCATCAACCGCGTGTGCAAGAGCTTCGGCCTGGACATCACGAAGGACCGCATCCCGGTGCGGCCCGGCGCGCACTACATGGTCGGCGGCGTGACGGTCGATGCGCAGGGGCGCACAACGGTCCCCGGCCTGTGGGCCGCCGGCGAGGTCACATCGAGCGGGCTGCACGGGGCCAACCGGCTCGCCTCCAACAGCCTCATTGAGGGGCTGGTGTACGGCACGCACTGCGGGCGCGGCGCGGCGGAGGCGGTCCGGAAAATGCCCCGCGACATGACCGCCTTTCCGGTCCGATCGGTCATCCCGCCGGACGACGACGCCGGGCTCGACCTGGCCGACCTACTGGCCTCCCTCCGGGGCCTGATGGTGCGGAAGATGGGCATAGTGCGCGA belongs to Gemmata obscuriglobus and includes:
- the nadB gene encoding L-aspartate oxidase gives rise to the protein MSAANRYLVSFDARDTFHRFADVLVIGAGIAGLRAALEVPPDLSVLVVTKDRVTESNSSYAQGGIAGVRSPEDTFGNHVEDTLVAGDGLCSRDVVEMVVREAPQQIENLIAFGTKFDEENGQLALTREGGHSHRRIVHALGDSTGFEMMRATIAHARTRPNIRIWDDTFTIDLLTHDGACRGAVVARNGLGKLLIWAKQTVLASGGCGMVYRETTNPSVATGDGMAAAYRAGAELRDMEFMQFHPTVLYVAGSARYLISEAVRGEGAHLRDVNGERFMLKDDPRHELAPRDIVARAIFRTMERTQHPNVYLDLSHLDPAMVLNRFPGINRVCKSFGLDITKDRIPVRPGAHYMVGGVTVDAQGRTTVPGLWAAGEVTSSGLHGANRLASNSLIEGLVYGTHCGRGAAEAVRKMPRDMTAFPVRSVIPPDDDAGLDLADLLASLRGLMVRKMGIVRERARLLEAKEDLRFWCRYALSREFDGKAGWELQNLLTIARLMIAAALTREESRGTHFRSDFPARNDAAGWDRRHVVSEPFVALV